In one window of Streptomyces sp. NBC_01224 DNA:
- a CDS encoding class I SAM-dependent methyltransferase, with protein sequence MPVSLPRIWPSADGKPLPPAGTADVFRTFARDLVAGHRSWDGETARFIAAQFDQLAAEWDAHATGRDEPLHDALDRGGPFPHGACLELGSGTGLFTQLLLSVFPRVISVDLSEQMLHEAVGRSPARVRADATALPLADAQVSAVAAIDMLLFPAETVRVLAPDGVLLWINQLGEDGPLHLPAADVAAALPGNWQAVEADAGWGSWAVLRRTR encoded by the coding sequence ATGCCTGTTTCGTTGCCCCGAATTTGGCCAAGCGCGGATGGTAAGCCGCTCCCGCCAGCGGGGACGGCTGACGTCTTCCGGACCTTTGCGCGTGACTTGGTTGCTGGTCACCGCTCCTGGGACGGTGAGACGGCCCGATTCATCGCCGCCCAGTTCGATCAGCTGGCCGCCGAGTGGGACGCTCATGCCACCGGCCGAGACGAGCCACTGCACGATGCCCTTGACCGCGGCGGCCCTTTCCCTCATGGCGCTTGCCTGGAGCTCGGATCCGGAACGGGCCTGTTCACCCAACTGCTCCTCAGCGTGTTCCCTCGTGTGATCAGCGTCGACCTTTCCGAGCAGATGTTGCACGAAGCTGTCGGGCGCTCACCGGCCCGTGTGCGTGCCGACGCCACCGCCCTCCCGCTGGCAGATGCCCAAGTCTCAGCCGTGGCCGCGATTGACATGCTGCTGTTTCCCGCCGAGACCGTCCGTGTACTCGCTCCCGATGGCGTGTTGCTGTGGATCAACCAACTTGGCGAGGACGGTCCGCTGCACCTGCCCGCAGCAGACGTCGCCGCCGCCCTGCCTGGAAATTGGCAGGCCGTTGAGGCCGACGCCGGCTGGGGCAGTTGGGCCGTCCTGCGCCGCACTCGCTGA
- a CDS encoding tail fiber domain-containing protein: MTSTASGETVTEAGDGVNGFDVLARVVRLPVSTWRYRWEGGEVRHLGPMAQDWRAHLGLGADDKTICCTDANGVAIVAIQALHRQLTDLQAEVRELRAQRVEPAAHAPGAQTPGV; this comes from the coding sequence ATGACGTCCACAGCCTCCGGGGAAACTGTCACCGAGGCGGGTGACGGCGTGAACGGGTTCGACGTCCTTGCCCGAGTGGTCCGTCTGCCGGTGAGCACGTGGCGGTACCGGTGGGAGGGCGGCGAAGTGCGCCACCTGGGGCCGATGGCACAGGACTGGCGGGCCCATCTCGGTCTGGGAGCCGACGACAAGACGATCTGCTGCACCGATGCCAACGGCGTCGCGATCGTGGCGATTCAGGCACTTCACCGGCAACTTACCGACCTTCAGGCTGAGGTCAGGGAACTCCGGGCGCAGAGGGTCGAACCGGCAGCACACGCACCTGGTGCGCAGACCCCGGGGGTCTGA
- a CDS encoding DnaB-like helicase N-terminal domain-containing protein, whose product MLTAAREQACGLSASYLHSLIQVCPWPRHASAYATDSRGRAFPAPSVRRRPATHASLSRHLGSSARGHHPRRSRCPHRRGGRHRRPIPAALRLPAPHPPTTPATTHDEEAVDEERLLLATATAYPSSVEHMRWLTPADFTHPLHAGLWQCLTTLTRRSVPVDPVTVLWEAQRRGLLDTGARPRELLDLLDGTAGSPEYWGERILQRSVLWTAHHIGLRIEAFTEDPATTAYQLVVGSRRALADLSAIRTRWQQATSPAPTSKAARTRATAAPRAGPPRTTAAPTARISR is encoded by the coding sequence GTGCTCACCGCCGCCCGCGAGCAGGCATGCGGACTGTCCGCCTCCTACCTGCACAGCCTGATTCAGGTCTGCCCGTGGCCCCGGCACGCGTCCGCGTACGCAACGGATAGTCGAGGCAGAGCATTCCCGGCGCCGTCTGTGCGCCGCCGCCCAGCGACTCACGCAAGCCTCTCGCGACACCTCGGCTCCTCAGCGCGTGGTCACCACCCTCGCCGAAGCCGATGCCCTCACCGCCGTGGTGGACGACATCGCCGCCCGATTCCCGCCGCACTCCGGCTCCCTGCCCCGCACCCCCCAACCACGCCGGCCACAACCCACGACGAGGAGGCGGTCGACGAGGAGCGACTGCTGCTCGCGACAGCGACCGCGTACCCAAGCAGCGTCGAGCACATGCGATGGCTGACCCCCGCCGACTTCACACACCCTCTGCACGCCGGGCTGTGGCAGTGCCTGACCACCCTGACCCGGCGCAGCGTCCCCGTCGATCCCGTGACGGTCCTGTGGGAGGCACAGCGCCGCGGCCTTCTTGACACCGGCGCCAGGCCGAGAGAGCTGCTTGACCTCCTCGACGGAACGGCCGGCTCCCCGGAGTACTGGGGCGAGCGCATCCTCCAGCGCTCGGTTCTCTGGACCGCCCATCACATCGGCCTGCGCATCGAAGCATTCACCGAGGACCCGGCCACCACTGCGTACCAGCTCGTCGTCGGCAGCCGCCGCGCGCTCGCCGACCTGTCCGCCATACGTACCCGCTGGCAGCAAGCCACCTCACCCGCACCGACGAGCAAGGCCGCGCGCACCAGGGCTACGGCCGCTCCCCGGGCCGGTCCGCCGCGGACCACGGCTGCACCCACCGCGCGCATCTCCCGCTGA
- a CDS encoding C40 family peptidase, with protein sequence MASHRRPKQPGQTYVTVLTATAAAAVALSAQSASADPLPDPSKKGVQAQVDRLYEEATQATEKYNGAKETAGKLEKEVKDLQETAARKQSGLNGLRNQIGSIAAAQYRSGGLAPSVQLLLSSDPDGFLDKASAMDRLSVQQVAALQQYESQQRGLQQQRSEATEKLQDLQSVRKGLGDRKKEIQGKLAQAQKLLNTLTAEERARIAEKEERANRSSERVQLGNEASASQRAAAAFSAAKSRVGLPYVWGASGPSSFDCSGLTSWAFNQAGVSIPRTSQAQANVGTRINSLSALKPGDLIIMRTDLSHVGFYAGNGQILHAPKPGAQVRYESIARSGMPFMWGVRI encoded by the coding sequence GTGGCGTCCCATCGTCGCCCTAAGCAGCCCGGCCAGACCTATGTGACCGTGCTCACCGCGACCGCTGCGGCGGCCGTTGCGTTGTCGGCGCAGTCGGCTTCGGCTGACCCGCTTCCGGATCCGAGTAAAAAGGGTGTGCAGGCCCAAGTCGACCGTCTCTATGAGGAAGCAACGCAGGCCACCGAGAAGTACAACGGGGCCAAGGAGACCGCCGGCAAGTTGGAGAAGGAGGTCAAGGACCTTCAGGAAACTGCTGCTCGTAAGCAGAGTGGTCTGAACGGCCTCCGGAACCAGATAGGTTCCATAGCGGCGGCTCAGTATCGCAGCGGGGGGCTTGCCCCCTCGGTTCAGTTGTTGCTTTCTTCGGACCCCGACGGTTTCCTCGACAAGGCGTCCGCGATGGATCGCCTGAGTGTGCAGCAGGTCGCCGCGCTTCAGCAGTACGAGTCGCAGCAGCGCGGTCTCCAGCAGCAGCGGAGCGAGGCTACGGAGAAGCTCCAGGACCTGCAAAGTGTCCGCAAGGGGCTGGGTGACAGGAAGAAGGAGATCCAGGGCAAGCTGGCGCAGGCCCAGAAGCTCCTCAATACTCTGACGGCGGAGGAACGGGCCAGGATTGCAGAGAAGGAGGAGCGGGCGAACCGGTCCAGTGAGCGGGTGCAACTCGGCAACGAGGCCAGTGCGTCACAGCGTGCCGCAGCGGCGTTCAGCGCCGCCAAGAGCCGGGTCGGCCTTCCCTATGTATGGGGTGCTTCAGGACCCAGCTCTTTCGACTGCAGCGGTCTGACGTCCTGGGCGTTCAACCAGGCAGGGGTGTCCATCCCCCGTACCTCGCAGGCTCAGGCCAACGTCGGTACGCGCATCAATTCACTGAGCGCACTCAAGCCGGGTGACCTCATCATCATGCGGACAGACCTCAGCCACGTGGGGTTCTACGCCGGCAACGGACAGATCTTGCACGCTCCGAAGCCGGGCGCCCAGGTGCGCTACGAGTCGATCGCACGGAGTGGAATGCCGTTCATGTGGGGCGTACGGATCTGA
- a CDS encoding carboxymuconolactone decarboxylase family protein → MPRLTRLTPDTAVGASRDLLADLVSRHGRIGDMVSTMAHSPAVLGGYLQLSRAMGRAKLDRRISERISIAIQVLQGCRLCLDAHVSGARASGVDEEEIERAHAGTSVDPAIAAIIALALQIHREPTSITDEQVTALREHGYSDRAIADVVGVVALNILTGAFNLLAGLTPGSDTGE, encoded by the coding sequence ATGCCACGCCTGACCCGACTCACGCCCGACACGGCGGTCGGCGCCTCGCGTGACCTCCTCGCCGACCTGGTCTCACGCCATGGCCGGATCGGTGACATGGTCTCCACGATGGCGCACTCGCCGGCCGTACTGGGCGGCTACCTCCAGCTCAGCCGGGCCATGGGGCGAGCCAAGCTCGACCGCAGGATCAGCGAACGGATCTCGATCGCCATCCAGGTCCTGCAGGGCTGCAGGCTGTGCCTCGACGCGCACGTCAGTGGCGCCCGCGCCTCGGGAGTGGACGAGGAAGAGATCGAGCGAGCCCACGCAGGCACCTCGGTCGATCCCGCGATCGCGGCGATCATCGCTCTCGCCCTCCAGATCCATCGCGAGCCGACGTCGATCACCGACGAACAGGTCACCGCGCTGCGCGAGCACGGCTACAGCGACCGCGCGATAGCCGATGTCGTCGGCGTCGTCGCACTCAACATCCTCACCGGCGCCTTCAACCTCCTCGCCGGCCTCACACCGGGGAGCGACACCGGTGAGTAA